atcccagcactttgggaggccaaagtgggtggatcacctgaggtcaggagttcgagaccagcctggctaacatggtgaaacccggtctctactagaaatacaaaaattagctgggcgtagtggcaggtgcctgtaatcccagctactcaagaggccgaggcaggagaattgcttgaatcagggaggcagaggctgcagtgagccgagatcacaccactgcactccagcctgggtgacagagtgagactctgtctcaaaatatatatctgAATTCAGCTTGCTGTTTTGTTTAGGACTTTTACTATTAGTGAGATTTGCTTAtaaattgtttgaaaaaaaatccatgaccAATTTTGGTATCAGGTTATACAGCCTCATAAAGTGGGCAGGGACGTGCTCTCTGATACAGTTCATAAAAACTGGAATTATCTTTTATTTGAACATGTCGTAGAACTCCTCTGGAAAACCATCGTGGCCTGGTtttattgtatgtgtgtattaggTATTTATTGTTGCAAAACAAATACCCCAGATCTTGGGGGtttgaaacaataaaatatactaCGTCACAGTTTTTGAGGGTCAAGAATTTAGGAGTAGCTTAGTTGAGCAGCTATGGCTCAGGGTCTGTCATGAGATTGGCATCAAAATGTTGGCTGGGGCTATGATCATCATGACTGTGGCTGGAGGATTTGCTTCCAATGTATCCCGCTCACACTGGCCAGTTCCCTGCTGGCTCACGGCAGAAGGTCTTGGGTCCTTGCCATGTAGACCCCTTTAAGGCTACTTGAGTGTCCTCATGACATGGCAGTTGGCTCCCCAtttcattcttcaaagaattgtggggtttctttttcactagctctaaaaaagaaaaaactaacgTTGATATATATGTTGCTTGAGCAAGAAGATATAGAAAAACAACATATATCCATTCAGTTCCTTCCAAATATGAGgtaaaaagatgaaatatacatatatatattttaagactcagtctcaatctTGTCCACCAAgcggattgtaccactgcactccagcctgggagacagagcaagattctgtctcaaaaaaaaaaaaaaaagaaaaagaaaaagaaaaagttatgtaaataaatgggaagatgaACCATGCTTACTGGCAAGAACAGTAGgttttgtaaaaaatgcaaattcttccccaaatttatttacaaatttacTGGCATTTCTATTAAAATCCCAGCAGGTGTTCTCAATGGAGTTGACATGCTCACCCTGAAATAGTCATAGAATTGCAAAGAGccaacagtaaaagaaaaacaaggtagACAGATGAGCCTATACCAAAAATTATTAAAGCTCCAATAATGAAGACCATGAGTATGATACGGGACTAGACAAACAGACCAATGGAAAACCCAGAAACTGACTCCCACATCTGCAGAACCCACAACCCAACGCCAGCATCCACCTGATGGTGTTGGAGGACCGTGAGCACACAGCCTGGCCACACAGGGCTGAGGCCACCCACAGGGGAAGACAGACTGATTTGAATGTAACCTCCAGTATGAGAAAGTTTGGATTTACCTTTATACACAGAGGGGCGGGGGGGAACCCCTCAAAGCTCTTCTTTAGAAATCATGATGCCAATAATAATTGCTCGTCCTttagtaataatagctaacattcatTACCATTTATGGACTGCAGGCCACAGGGCAAAGTCATGATATGCTTTATTGCCTTTAATTCTCATAAAAACTCTAAGAAGCAGGtactattttatccttttttaaggctgaggaaactaaggcttagagaaTGTAAGCAAGTGTCTTACATAACGTCCCATGCagttagtaagtggtagagctgggatttgaacccacacTTGTCAACTCACCAGTCCCTGTTTTAACCACTGCCTCTCCCACGCACAGATATCCAATTAAAGCAACAAAACTTTTACAGCTTTCAGCTGGAAGAACAAAGGAGCCCGTGACAGCAGCTAAACTAGAATCAAGCTTATCATTATATTCATGAATAACAGCCACATGTTAGCTGTTCCATAAATGCTTGTAAAATGAGGTGGCAAAGTTCCAGGAAATGAAAATCAATCCAGTTTCAAAATGACGTATTGCATGGATGTAAAGCAAATGGGAACTCACGGGAGGCTCAGGAACCACGCTGGACACACACTGAGCGCCTAGAGGGAAGGCTCtgtgttttcttcctctgtcaGCTTCACAGAAACTGCCTATCCTGAAATTGCTCACTGCATGAATGGAGTCCAGTGCTCTCCCAAATAGCCCGTAGGTCAGAGATACATAAAGTGAGAAAAACGGGGCAGGGGAAAGAACGGCAAGAGCGCACTTCTCAATTAAAAGTTGATAAAGagggcccggtgtggtggctcatgcctgtaatcccagtactttgggagggccaaggctggcagatcacttgtggccaggagttcgagaccaggagtttgagactagcctggccaacatggcgaaaccccatctctacttaaaaaaatacaaaattgagccgggcgcggtggctcacgcctgtaatcccagcactttgggaggccgaggcgggtggatcacgaggtcaagagattgagaccatcctggtcaacatggtgaaactccgtctctactaaaaatacaaaagattagctgggcatggtggcgcgtgcctgtaatcccagctactcaggaggctgaggcaggagaattgtctgaacacaggaggcggaggttgcggtgagccgagatcacgccattgcactccagcctgggtaacaagagcgaaactccgtctcaaaaaaaaaaaaaaaaaaaaacaaaaacaaaaacgaaccacaaaatttagctgggtgtggtggcacagccctgtaattccagctactcgaaaagctgaggcatgagaatcgcttgaacctgggaggcagaggctgcagtgagccgagatcgcaccactgtacttccatcctgggcgacagagtgagactctgtcttaaataaataaataaataaagagagcaACTGATCCTTTCCCTCCGGGAAAAGCCATCATCACTTGGATCGCAtgcatttctttatccattcattgatttCACAAACATTCGCCGGCTAACTCTGTGCAGGAGACAGGCGCTGGCCTGGAGTTGTCCCCTGACTCCGTAGAGAGCCCTCTCTCCGCCAGACGCCAAGCCAGCCACAGCGGGACAAGGATGGGCCCAACACAATCCAgcgcccccacccccaaaccGGAGCAGGAGCTAGGGAAGGCAGGCAGCCACAGTTCACAAACGTAAAGCTTAGTTccgaggagagggagggaggggggacaGAGAGGAGCGACTGCAGGCCTGTGAGAAGGAAGAGCACAGAGAGGAGAGGCagtggaggagaagaggaggaagagaggaggagtggggaggggaggaggggaggaagacagcagcaGCCGGTCTGGATTCTCCTCTGAGCCATATCTGGTCACGTTCTAAAGAATTAGAAGATTTTCTGATTGACTTAACCAAGAGCTCTCTCTCTGATTAATTTTCGAAAGAGCTGGCCGATTTTAATCATAGCAAACATGATGATCGCGGTGATCATGGCCTGAATagctaaaagcagaaaataaaaccccCACAATGGGCTATGATCTCGACGTTTGTCAGTGGCCACCGGCTGGGCCCACACCCAGAGTTCTGAGCTGTTGGGAGCCAAGGTTAGATGGCCAGGGGCTTCCGAGGAGCTGTCGGCAGCGGGGTGGGGAGGCGGGCCCTGGGGGCCAGGGCACTCCGCATCACTCCCCGGCAGGTCCCAGATCTCCAGGCCGGCGTGCTCCCCAGGGCCTGTGCACCGGGGGGGCTCTTCCCGGCCCACGAGGCCTGGGTGCTGCCGCAGCCACCCCAGGAAGGGCCCCAGGCCACAGTCGCAGCGCCAGGGGTTGTGCCCCAACAGGACCTCCGTCAGCCGGGGCAGAGCCCCAAACACGTCACCAGGCAGGGTCTCCAGCTGGTTATGGTCCAGATGGACGCTCTCCAGGCTGCTGAGATTTCGGAAGAGCGCGCGGGGTAGGGCGCGCAGCCTGTTGCGGCGCAGGGACACCTGGCGCAGGCTGCCGAGGCCGCCCAGCAAGCCATCCGGGAGAGCGGTCAGGCCGTTGGAGTGCAGGGCGAGCTCCCGGAGCTCGCCCAGGCCCTGGAAGGCGCCCTGCGGGAGCGCGCTGAGCCGAGGGCTCAGGGTCACCCCTAAGACCTGCAGGCGGCTCAGGTTGCGGAAGGCGGCGGCAGGCAGGGTGCGCAGCTGGGTGCCGTTCAGCCACAGCTCCCGCAGGTCCCCCATCTCACCGAAGAGCACCCCCGGGAGCTCTGCCAGAGGGTTCTCGAACAGAGTCAACAGAGTCAAATTGTGCGAATGAAGAAAGAGCGCCGAGGGGAGAAACGCAAGATGGTTTCTCGCAAGAGTCAAATAATTCAGGTTTGGGAGGCGGTCGAAGGTCCCGGGTGCGATGGAACCGATGTGATTTCGGTGGAGCTGCAGATCGGTCAGGGAGCCCAGGCTGTTCAGCAGCCCCGAATCCAGAGACACAAGCCGGTTCGAATGGAGCAGAAGTCTCTCAAGCTTAGCCTGTGCGCCAAGCAATCCCTCGGGCAGGTGGGTCAAGTCGTTTCCCGATAAATCCAACAACTTCAGGTTCCCCAGATTCGTGAAGAGACTGGGAGGAAGGAAATCGAGCTGATTCTGGTTCAGAACGAGCTCCTGCAGGTTAGCCAGTTTCTGAAACAGGTTTTGGTCAAGGTCCCTTAGTGCATTGTGGTCCAAAAACAACTGCTCCAGGAGCACCAAGTTATCCAGCAGCGCACCTGGAAGACGAGTGATTTGGTTGCGCGACAGCCTGAGGGTTTTCAGTTTTCTCAGGTCATTGAAGGCGCCGGGGTCAATGGCGGAAATGTGGCTGTCGGAGAGCATGAGGCGCTGGAGGACGGTCATGCCACTGAAGCTGTGGTTCTGCAGGACGCCGCGGCTCATTCGGAAGAGCAGGATGTGCGTGAGGTTGGTGGGCAGACCCAGCGCGGAGATGCGCGCCACGTCGCCCCCTGAGCACTGCGCGGCGTCCCGGAAGACACACTTGCAGGCTGGCGGACAGGGGAAGGGCTGGGCTCGTAGAAGCCCGAGCACCGCGCATAGCAGGGTCCTCCTCAGCATGTCTGAAAAAGCAACCGTGGGAGTGTGGTCAACGCACAGGAGCGCTCGCGCCCATACTGAATCCTGGGATCCTGCACTTTTTGCAGAGGCACGAGTCCTTTGGCCAgaattctccctccctcttttcttagGACTGCAGATTTCCTTAGGTGGTGAAAAGACATTCATTTTACACTGTGTGGTCTCGTTCTTTTGCTCTATTGATTTTCTACTCTGAGTTTAAAGCACTGATTTTCTACTCTGAGTTTTAAACATTAGTGTTTTCAAGCTacccaggccgggtgcggtggctgacgcctgtaaataatcccagcacttcgggaggctgaggctggtggatcaccaggtcaggagttccaaacaagcctggccaatatggtgaaactccgtctccactaaagtacaaaaataagccaggtgtggtggcgctcgcctgtagtcccagctactccggaggctgaggcaaaagaatcgcttgaacctgggaggaagacgttgcagtaagctgagatcatgccactgcattccagcctgggggacagattgagactctgtctaacgtatacacacacacacacacacacacacacacatatatatatatctcaagcTACCGAATAGCCAATACTTAAAAATCCTTACAgagaattaattaaaataatcattctcACATTCAAGCTCACAGACATTACAAAGCAGTGTCCATTGTGAAAGCAGCTCTGCTCTTGACTTTATAATGTCCCCTGCCTTGGCTCTAACCAACAGTCAAGAAGGGAACAGCAAAGTCTGCAGGCACCACCATCTGATTCTTTTGCTCACAATCATGCTATTTCTGCAGTACCAAGTTACTCTATTAAAACGATGGACACCCCAAAACAGTGAGCACCTTCAATCAACAGCCAACAAAAGCATATAATAATACC
The genomic region above belongs to Saimiri boliviensis isolate mSaiBol1 chromosome 8, mSaiBol1.pri, whole genome shotgun sequence and contains:
- the GP5 gene encoding platelet glycoprotein V, translated to MNVFSPPKEICSPKKRGRENSGQRTRASAKSAGSQDSVWARALLCVDHTPTVAFSDMLRRTLLCAVLGLLRAQPFPCPPACKCVFRDAAQCSGGDVARISALGLPTNLTHILLFRMSRGVLQNHSFSGMTVLQRLMLSDSHISAIDPGAFNDLRKLKTLRLSRNQITRLPGALLDNLVLLEQLFLDHNALRDLDQNLFQKLANLQELVLNQNQLDFLPPSLFTNLGNLKLLDLSGNDLTHLPEGLLGAQAKLERLLLHSNRLVSLDSGLLNSLGSLTDLQLHRNHIGSIAPGTFDRLPNLNYLTLARNHLAFLPSALFLHSHNLTLLTLFENPLAELPGVLFGEMGDLRELWLNGTQLRTLPAAAFRNLSRLQVLGVTLSPRLSALPQGAFQGLGELRELALHSNGLTALPDGLLGGLGSLRQVSLRRNRLRALPRALFRNLSSLESVHLDHNQLETLPGDVFGALPRLTEVLLGHNPWRCDCGLGPFLGWLRQHPGLVGREEPPRCTGPGEHAGLEIWDLPGSDAECPGPQGPPPHPAADSSSEAPGHLTLAPNSSELWVWAQPVATDKRRDHSPLWGFYFLLLAIQAMITAIIMFAMIKIGQLFRKLIRERALG